The following coding sequences lie in one Rickettsia hoogstraalii genomic window:
- a CDS encoding patatin-like phospholipase family protein yields the protein MAEKIDNAKTNRVLALSGGGIKGISELMVLIEIEERTGKSITELFPIISGTSVGGLIAALLTIPKEPGSKEAKYSAREALEIFKSSANDIFPDTFLGSVKQLFTHKYSQKPLKELIEKYLGDNRMDNTTSRLVIPVNDLTTNGGELEIFDSFHGYSPHVRVKDVLLATTAAPTYFKPIMDKAAVQGYDYASGTPYVYADGGLDANRPANEVLKLIKKGYIHKEQNHIREEKTLTREEQKEILDNTMVCAFNFSNDIEPMSSIPKIGFDGVIGWLVKGKLVSRLMNNMENSSTIEVKNDLPGEDEFFEIGLPITKKTESLDDASPKNIERLEEIGRKYVQENNELIQKLCDNLLDNLNKEQATNQTVDLIDEGFEEEDIANNEDAVNTPIAQALDSKDIKDIEPGKEELLAGIKEFFNPFIEKNPEAKADIENFLHEIKNWTLEEIENGIVSFKEASLKWQAEQNSLDVFSSCSMEALKEEMDLEGIDDEVSNHEILA from the coding sequence ATGGCAGAAAAAATTGATAATGCAAAAACTAATAGAGTACTTGCACTTTCCGGCGGTGGAATTAAAGGTATATCCGAGTTAATGGTGCTTATAGAAATCGAAGAGAGAACAGGAAAATCTATTACTGAACTATTTCCTATTATTTCCGGTACTAGTGTCGGTGGTCTTATCGCCGCATTATTAACAATTCCGAAAGAACCAGGTTCAAAAGAAGCAAAATATAGTGCTAGAGAAGCCCTTGAGATATTTAAGTCGAGTGCAAATGATATATTTCCTGATACTTTCTTAGGTTCAGTTAAGCAGTTATTTACTCATAAATATAGTCAGAAACCTTTAAAAGAATTAATAGAAAAATATTTAGGCGATAATAGAATGGATAATACTACTTCCCGCCTTGTTATTCCAGTAAATGATTTGACTACTAACGGTGGAGAATTGGAAATTTTTGACAGCTTTCACGGTTATAGCCCTCATGTTAGGGTAAAAGACGTATTGCTTGCAACAACAGCTGCACCTACATATTTTAAACCTATTATGGATAAAGCAGCCGTACAAGGATATGATTATGCTTCAGGTACTCCTTATGTATATGCAGATGGGGGACTCGATGCTAACAGACCGGCAAACGAAGTTTTAAAGTTGATCAAAAAAGGTTATATACATAAAGAGCAAAATCATATACGCGAAGAGAAAACCCTCACACGTGAAGAGCAGAAAGAGATATTAGACAATACTATGGTTTGTGCATTCAATTTCAGTAATGACATCGAACCTATGAGTTCCATACCTAAAATCGGCTTTGACGGAGTAATAGGTTGGCTTGTGAAAGGAAAATTAGTAAGCAGGCTTATGAACAATATGGAAAATTCTTCCACTATCGAGGTTAAAAATGATTTACCAGGAGAAGATGAATTTTTTGAAATAGGATTACCTATTACTAAAAAGACTGAAAGTTTAGATGATGCAAGTCCTAAAAATATTGAAAGATTAGAAGAAATAGGACGTAAATATGTGCAGGAGAATAACGAATTAATTCAAAAATTATGCGATAACTTGCTTGATAATTTAAACAAAGAACAAGCAACTAACCAAACTGTAGATCTAATAGATGAAGGCTTTGAAGAAGAGGATATAGCAAACAACGAGGATGCAGTTAATACACCGATAGCTCAAGCTCTAGATTCTAAAGATATAAAAGACATAGAACCTGGAAAAGAAGAATTATTAGCAGGTATCAAGGAGTTTTTTAATCCATTTATCGAAAAAAATCCAGAAGCAAAAGCAGATATAGAGAATTTTTTACACGAAATAAAAAATTGGACATTAGAAGAAATTGAAAATGGTATTGTTAGTTTTAAAGAAGCTAGCTTAAAATGGCAAGCCGAGCAGAATAGCCTTGATGTATTTAGTAGCTGTAGTATGGAAGCCTTAAAGGAAGAGATGGACCTTGAAGGGATAGACGATGAGGTCTCAAACCATGAGATTTTAGCGTAA